The following are encoded in a window of Hyalangium minutum genomic DNA:
- a CDS encoding D-alanine--D-alanine ligase family protein: MRIALTYNLRLSDSEEEAEFDTQETVNALAGAIERLGHRLERFEVSGPASRTVARLEAYSPDLIFNTAEGRRGRFREAFYPALFEELGFHYTASDAYALAVTLDKQLTKLILAKHGIRTPGWQYVEKLSELTAENLRFPVIVKPNFEGSSKGITQDSIAETLDEVRTKVAQALAKYPAGVLVEEYIGGRDLTVPFLAAVDNDFDGVLTPVEYIIDPAATSSRKYSIYDYDLKVKNFKSVSVRAPAQIPAKTAEDVRKMAQTIFKVLDCRDLGRIDFRLSDAGVPYFLEINALPSLEPGAGIYASAELEGLHMDGVIGSIIQSAAKRYKIKDSARRQGKPARKSGPLRVGFTYNVKRVKPTVDASEDSEAEYDSPATLQAIREAIASWGHEVIDLEANQELPNVLASTPVDIVFNIAEGFKGRNRESQVPAMLELLDIPYTGSDPATLSLALDKALAKKIVRQAGIHTPTFQLMHTGKERLNKDFTGFPLMVKPVAEGSSKGVVSKSVCHSEAELRDVVKEIVGKYQQPALIEEYIGGREFTVGLLGERRPRVLPPMEIVFLDKEEKNPVYSFQHKLDWTDRIRYDAPAKIEPALLEKLRAAARGSFMALGCRDVARIDFRMDDKGRIFFIECNPLPGLTPGWSDLVLIAQGAGMDYRTLIGEIMAPAIRRYKEREARRAADEHALSKSMLEKQSAEKPAQEDKPAGGNGPGHSAQSSGGEPPQRLDVKA, encoded by the coding sequence AGGCCTACAGCCCCGATCTCATCTTCAACACCGCCGAGGGCCGCCGCGGCCGCTTCCGCGAGGCCTTCTATCCGGCCCTCTTCGAGGAGCTCGGCTTCCACTACACCGCCAGCGACGCGTATGCCCTGGCCGTCACCCTGGACAAGCAGCTCACCAAGCTGATCCTCGCCAAGCACGGCATCCGTACCCCGGGCTGGCAGTACGTGGAGAAGCTCAGCGAGCTCACCGCGGAGAACCTGCGCTTCCCCGTCATCGTCAAGCCGAACTTCGAGGGCTCCTCCAAGGGCATCACCCAGGACTCCATCGCGGAGACGCTGGACGAGGTGCGCACCAAGGTGGCCCAGGCCCTGGCCAAGTACCCGGCCGGCGTCCTCGTGGAGGAGTACATCGGTGGGCGTGACTTGACGGTGCCCTTCCTGGCCGCCGTGGACAATGACTTCGACGGCGTGCTCACCCCCGTGGAGTACATCATCGATCCGGCGGCCACCTCGAGCCGCAAGTACTCCATCTACGACTACGACCTGAAGGTGAAGAACTTCAAGTCCGTCAGCGTGCGCGCGCCGGCCCAGATCCCCGCGAAGACGGCCGAGGACGTGCGCAAGATGGCGCAGACCATCTTCAAGGTGCTCGACTGCCGCGACCTGGGCCGGATCGACTTCCGCCTCAGCGACGCGGGCGTGCCGTACTTCCTGGAGATCAACGCGCTGCCCAGCCTGGAGCCCGGAGCCGGCATCTACGCCTCCGCGGAGCTCGAGGGCCTGCACATGGATGGCGTCATCGGCAGCATCATCCAGAGCGCCGCCAAGCGGTACAAGATCAAGGACTCGGCGCGGCGCCAGGGCAAGCCGGCGCGCAAGAGCGGCCCGCTGCGCGTGGGCTTCACCTACAACGTCAAGCGCGTGAAGCCCACCGTGGATGCCTCCGAGGACAGCGAGGCCGAGTATGACTCGCCCGCCACGCTCCAGGCCATCCGCGAGGCCATCGCCTCTTGGGGCCACGAGGTGATTGATCTCGAGGCCAACCAGGAGCTGCCCAACGTGCTGGCCAGCACGCCGGTGGACATCGTCTTCAACATCGCCGAGGGCTTCAAGGGCCGCAACCGCGAGAGCCAAGTGCCGGCCATGCTGGAGCTGCTCGACATCCCGTACACGGGCAGCGATCCGGCCACGCTCTCGCTCGCGCTGGACAAGGCCCTGGCCAAGAAGATCGTCCGCCAGGCCGGCATCCACACGCCCACCTTCCAGCTGATGCACACCGGCAAGGAGCGCCTCAACAAGGACTTCACCGGCTTCCCGCTCATGGTGAAGCCCGTGGCCGAGGGCTCCTCCAAGGGCGTGGTGAGCAAGAGTGTCTGCCACAGCGAGGCGGAGCTGCGCGACGTGGTGAAGGAGATCGTCGGCAAGTACCAGCAGCCGGCCCTCATCGAGGAGTACATCGGCGGGCGCGAGTTCACCGTGGGCCTGCTCGGCGAGCGCCGCCCGCGCGTGCTGCCGCCCATGGAGATCGTCTTCCTCGACAAGGAGGAGAAGAACCCCGTCTACAGCTTCCAGCACAAGCTCGACTGGACCGATCGCATCCGCTACGACGCGCCCGCGAAGATCGAGCCGGCGCTGCTGGAGAAGCTGCGCGCGGCGGCCCGTGGCTCGTTCATGGCGCTGGGGTGCCGCGACGTGGCGCGCATCGACTTCCGCATGGATGACAAGGGGCGCATCTTCTTCATCGAGTGCAACCCGCTACCGGGCCTCACCCCGGGCTGGAGCGATCTGGTGCTCATCGCCCAGGGCGCCGGGATGGACTACCGCACGCTCATTGGCGAGATCATGGCCCCCGCCATCCGCCGCTATAAGGAGCGCGAGGCCCGCCGCGCCGCTGACGAGCACGCCCTCTCCAAGTCCATGCTGGAGAAGCAGTCCGCCGAGAAGCCCGCGCAGGAGGACAAGCCCGCCGGTGGCAACGGCCCTGGGCACTCCGCTCAGTCCTCGGGCGGAGAGCCGCCGCAGCGCCTCGACGTCAAGGCGTGA